From Solanum lycopersicum chromosome 4, SLM_r2.1:
TACTAGACTTAATGAAGTCCAAATGATGAATTAGTAGCTAATCTTGTGTGTTACTAGCTAGTCTACTAGACTTAATGAAGTTCTGATGATGAATTAGTAACTAATCTTGTGTGATTCGAGTTATTCTACATGATGCTATTATTGAGATACTAGACTTAATAGTGAAGTCCTAATAACGAGTTAGTAGCTTATCTTGCGTGTTTCTAGCTATTCTACATGATGCTATTAGTGAGATCACTAGACTTAGAGTGAAGTCCTAATAACGAATTAGTAGCTAATCTTGCGTGTTTCTAACCATTCTACATTGCTATTAATGAGAATATGAAATCACTGGACTTAGTGAAATCCTAATGATGAATTAGTAGGTATACGAAAGAAAAAGAACTATTTGACAATGAAGGTGACCAATGATACAAGAAGTAACTTACTGATAATAATTTGGCAAATGGTACATGTAATTACCTGATTAACTTTGGTTAGGGGTCAAAGTTGGATACTTTTagagataacaaaaaaatttgtggaaggCTACCTCAGTTAGTTGTTCTTTTATCAGGTTAGATGTAATACATCTTAGTTAAGAATTTCTCCTATCATTTTGGAGGTTTTTTTAGAATATAAACACGAAGTTTCAAAATCTGGTAAGAGTTCCTGCTGTTTATCTCTTTATTCTCAAGAAGATAAATTCGTAAAATGGAGTTCATCATGGTCACTTGCAACTAGCTATATTCAGGGATGCTAGCACGAATTGCTTTGTCTTCTAAAAATGTCACACAAATTTCTTCCTCTTCAAAAATCTTTCAGAAGCTCCAAGTTTTTCAGCATTACTGGATCTGGAATTCACCCTTGACTTATCTTGATGTTCGGGTTTTTGAGGAATGCAGGTTACCGTTCCTAGCCAATGTTCTGAACCTTGAAACTTTGATAGTTAAAAGTATTGGAGGTTGACTAATATTACAAGGTATCTTTCGAAGATGGCTAAGTTGCAACGCTCTGCATCTTTTTCTTGAGCAGATGATGCAAACTCGGTCTCAGAGAAGATATTGTTTAGAAACCGAGATGTAAATAACGTCTTTGTTCCCTGGGTTCAACAACTTTAATAATGTTGAAATGCCCAATGTTTCTTGTGGTGGTACAGAGTTGTGAGTCTATGACCTCAAGTTCCCTCTAAATCAGATACGGAGCTAGCATTTTAAGTTTATGAGTTTTGTATTGTAGAAAACACAGCTTAGTTGGTGCTTGACAAGTTATTTGTACATATTAAGTGGATTTTAAACACAACTACAGGGTTCTAGTCTAAGCTATTGGGTTCTACCAAACCCATAGGCAAATCTGTAGATCTGCCTCTACTTAAGATCTTTTGAAGTTAGCAGAATACAACACTTTGTGTATACATACTTCATGCTTCCCAATCTTAGAGTTAGAACCGTCATATATATGTGATTTCCTTCAAGACAAATTCCTGAAACAAGAAAATACTACTTCAGAATGGAGTATCCTGGACAACGCTTTGCCTAgaatatttgatttttcataCTTGTACTCAGCGTAAGGTGGTCCATATCTTCAACCCTCAAATGACATTTTAAACTGCTTGTCTGGTAGTCTCTTGAGTCTCAAGGAACGCAAGTCTTGTTTTTAGTTCTTGTTAAATGGTTTCGTTAGATACTTGCTCCTACGGTATTTGTTTTGGTACTTTGTTTGGAGCCTGAATATGTTTCTGACTTTGTTCATACCTTCTTGGCTTAGGCTTACCATTGAACATGAAATGGAAAACCTATCAATTTAAAATGATTCTTCAGCTGCCAGAGTTGGTCTTTGTTCACCCTCGTAAAATATACTACCATTGCTCTTGACGATAGCTGTATCAGGGGAATCTTAGAAATCCGAAAATTTACCTTGTTGGTGAGGCTTTAATTTCAACCTTGTAACTCTCTCTGTTCACCTTCCCGCTATGTGTAgtattaaactttttaaaaaggtAGCTGTATCATATGCAGTTTGACATAAATAGTTTTCTAGTGTTTTGAGAAGTGTCTACAGTTTGTTTTTGGTGTTTTAACCGAGAATGGAGAAATTgcttcaacaacaacaacaacatacacacTGAAATCCACCAAGTGTGTCTCTGGAGGGTAGAATATACACAGACCTTACCATTATCTTGTGGAGGTATAGATCTTGCAGTTACCAAAGGGCGTCCCTGCTGTTATTGGTGTTCAAAGTGCCCTATTCATTTAGGGCCTTTGATATGgttcatttttcattttgatcCCATTGGGAGCTCTAGCTTGAATATTTTTAGTGATAGCGAGAAACATAGTTTATAATGAATCAGATATTGACGTTAGCCTGTGTTGTTCTGCACCAGCAACATTTTGTAAATCTCCAGATGGTAACGTCTCGTACTGTACTTAATGGTTCGTTTAGTGTAAGTGTAGGTTCATGCCTCAAATTCGTTCATCGTTCATCTGTATTTTGATACAGATTGTTGTATGGTGTCGTGATTCGCATCATCTTTTGAATGCTTTTGCTATTTAGCAGCCAGTGATCCACTGTTGGGTTTGCCTGCATCTATAAATGCATGTTTTGGTTCTGTTTAATACATCCCTTGTACATTTTACTGCAAATtccaaatataaattcaaatttattaacttttttgCTTGTTTATATTAGGTAGAAGAAAATGGAAGCTTGTACAACACCAAACAAAGGTAACAATGATTGGAGTCTCAAGATATTCACGTTTTAATTGCTCGGGATGGAAGCagattcagaatttaaaatttatagtatCCTATAGCGATCTCAAGTGAATAACTGAAAATTTATAGTCAAATAACTATAGTCATTTAATGAATTCCTTATATAGGGTTCGAATAAAAGTTATTGAATTTCTATGAATCTACTGAGAAATAAATTTCTAAGTCAGAATTCTTGGAAGTATAGCACCACTAGAATATATTAAACTTTTTGAGTGTATCATAATTATCGTAAGTGTATAGTTCATATATATGTAAGTTATGTTATATAGTCATATGTAATTATTATGACTTTTGACAAGCTAAATTCTATGGATTATAACtaatctttttataattttatatatttgaaactaTCCCTTTCATGAGCTACAAATTtgtatgatattattaataaactgttttataattaaaaattatctcGAGAGGCCccaaaataaaaggaatattgcaatataataaaatcatgtgCATTTCTCTATTGCATGGTCCACAGTCATGTTTAGCCAAGCTGCAGCACATGAACCTTTATGAAACCCCTAATTTGTCAAGCTACGAAATGGTCCACCACCAAGGACGTTTGCTGTTTTCGTCTCAATTTACgtgacattttttaaaacaaataaattaaaataaaagaaatctaatttataaaaaattggtTATGAATTTCAAGAAATGGTTAAAATTATGAAACTTATAGagtagaattttttattttttacttttttttaaaaaaaaattatcacaaaacTCTTCTAATACTATAGTTAAAAGTAAGTTATAAATCTCTCTATTTGTTAGTCAAAAAAAAGATATCACATAGAAAACATGTACAACCTGGGCCACCTTTCATGTGTAATTTTAAGTCCtaaaatatgagagagaaaataACACATTTATAGCTTATCTCGATTTATATGGTATAGTTCAgatttgagttaattttttaaattttgattatagATTTTTAAGTATTTGGACACAAAATCAACATAGTTTATACATATAAAGTATATCtacaaataacaattaaaaatatttttaaaacatataaagaaaattCCAATAAGAAACAAATATGTTTAGCTCTTGAAATCTAAAAGATAGTCAATAATTCTATTATATATCCAAATTTGCATCTCAACTTATTGTACTTCATTCTTTCCTATTATAATCTCAACTTGTTTACTTCCTCagtttcattttataaattttaaccaattattttcattaaattgttaaaaaaataatacattttttttcgTTTACAACATAAAAagtacaagaaaaaataattttgcataCTTTTATAGCAGTTAAATAAGATCTAAACGTCAAATatcaacatacatatataaagaaaCTTCATTATAGCAACAACGAGACTTTCAGATAAAGAGgactatataaataataattgaattcagtcaacttataatatttagtaaatttctcAATATGACATCTAATTCCCTTAATTATAATTAACTATAAGTACTAATGCATCTTAGAAGAAGAAAACTAATAACAAGatgataattaatacaaattataataaaaccTAGTAAATAGAAATTATTGTTACATAATTAGTAAGCTTCTAATAATGGCAACAATTTTCACATAAATAGGCTTCTAATAATAGCAGCTTGAGCACTGTCACTTTCAGTAGATTCCAAAAGCACTGATAATCTATCACTCAAGTCTTCCACTTCTCTGTGTAGACTTCTTATGTAATTACATATCTCTTGCAACACTTTGGAAGCTTCaacctatttttaaaaataaaataaaataatttagaaattgCTTTACCGATGAGTTCTGATGAAGGTAGAATGTACAAAGAGTCGTGGACAATGGCAGAGCCAGAATTCTTACTAAGGagttcaaattttgaataagtACGTACAAACATGAACTAGCCAAAGGAGTttcaacatatacacataaaaaataatttgaaccaTGTATAAATGGTACAATTTTCAACGAAGGAGGTTTGAGTGAACCCTAACACGAAGATGGCTCCGCCCTTGATCGAATACCTTACCCTACCTTAGAGGAAGAGTGATAGACCATTGACTCATGGAAAAAGaagtatagaaaaaaaaaagtaacacaagtacaagaaaataggagatagttatttttttaatgtaattaacATAAGATCAATGTTTGTAAATACAATGCATATTTAAATGTGAGACTAGGCCAAGAAATGTTATGAAGTGACAAAGAGTCCTACACCACATGCTTAAGCAacacaaaatattaaatgaGGGAGCTTGCAATATGGCCTAGTGGGCATGAGAATATGACTTTCAAATTAAACTTATCCCTAAAAAGATAATGAAGgccacaaaaaaatatgaatggcttcaaggaaaaatataattcaattcatttttacaaaCACAACATATATAGTTTATAGCAAGTAAAAGAAGAGAACAAACAAAATGTAACCAAATAACATTGTCAAAATGTGTGAATGTACCACAACAAGTACAATTCAACATGCTTATATATAACTAAGGAATTCAAACTGTCggtatatataacttaaactgAAAAATACTACCTTATCGGAACTCCTAGTGCTCCGGCTTTCAGGGATAAGTAATTGTAACTTTGATACGAGATCAGCAATTTGATCATCACTTATTCTAGAAGCTCCTGATGATTGTCTCGAACCGCGTGTTCTTCGATTTGACATTATACTGTGTTAAGAAGGCAAGAATTTGTGTTAATTAAGGTGTCAATAGATAGAATATGTTGTTTGAAtgaatgtgtgtgtgtgtgttgtggGGAGTTTAAAAAGAGAAGAGGATGATAACTATTTGAGAGACAAGTTATGGACAAAGAGAGAAGGGAACCATATGAAGAAgattagaaggaaaaaaaaacactaaggaACAAGTGTTGGAGGTGAAGAAGACAAGTGCATGGGAGAAAGTTGTGGGCTATTGTTCTTTTTAAATAGAAACTTAAAAAGTATTATGAGGAATTGATAACAAAGATAATAAGGGGGTGGGGTGGGTTCCTTTGGTAAAAGGGATAAGGATAActaatttagattaattttaggaTGAGTTCATCCTTGTTTGATTAGGATAAAATCGCGAAATAACTTATTTCAAGAATTAATTATTCTAGAATTATAGTGTTATTTTTGTCCCACATTAAGGACACATTTGATGTGATGACAAAGGGAGATAATCCTAACTACTGTGTTTGGTTATAAAGTTTGGAATAACTTATTCATGATCAGGGACGTAGGCACATAAATGTGAGAGTGTCCAATTGGACACCCTTCATCGGAAAAAAATACTgcatatacaagtaaaatgatacacaaaattattaattgaaTAACATATTTTGGACATCTTTAACATAATAGGTTGTTATAGCCTagttatttaaaacatttttaaggAGTTCCATGATAAATGAAAAGAACATATCGAAATAAGTTATCTCGACCTTTGGGTGGAATAATACTTTCGACATAACTTATACCGAAATAAAATAgctaaaatgacaaaaaaaaaataccccCATACCCTCCCCCACCCCAACCcccccacccaaaaaaaaaattcataactt
This genomic window contains:
- the LOC101246621 gene encoding transcription factor PRE6-like, with protein sequence MSNRRTRGSRQSSGASRISDDQIADLVSKLQLLIPESRSTRSSDKVEASKVLQEICNYIRSLHREVEDLSDRLSVLLESTESDSAQAAIIRSLFM